In Candidatus Methanomethylophilus alvi Mx1201, a genomic segment contains:
- a CDS encoding YfbR-like 5'-deoxynucleotidase, which translates to MNGKALNANMLYYLFDSTNMHRWNDHLRTLDLSEMDKQAHKTAIAWVLGKCEEDAGAAIDWHRLIEHNLFSFIQRIALTDLKPQVFHRIEEEKADDVSRYVLCEFDRSVPHTDEGFRKRFEEYLYSDRSSKEDAVIRAAHYLATKWEFDTIYEVNRSVYGIEDTKKEIDGQIGQHSDLAGVRDLMTKRSDLDNFIDIVGQLRFQQRWARTPRIPKTTVLGHSLLVADMVYLNDCDCGVEGEQVYNDFYTALFHDLPEVLTKDVITPVKTSVSGLPDLLEGIEHEMMEKRIMPLIPAGWREELRFMAYDPFSDSDLPRRNGKEIKACDWLAAWMEAHISICYGVSSKSLRDGKVDIGRKLTAVGGYGETIDAFDIIADFEKMEI; encoded by the coding sequence ATGAACGGGAAAGCGTTGAACGCCAATATGCTGTACTATCTTTTCGACTCGACCAACATGCATAGGTGGAACGACCATCTCCGCACGCTGGACCTGTCCGAGATGGACAAACAGGCCCACAAGACCGCCATAGCGTGGGTGCTCGGGAAATGCGAAGAGGATGCCGGGGCCGCCATCGACTGGCACAGGCTGATCGAGCACAACCTGTTCTCCTTCATCCAGAGGATCGCCCTCACAGACCTCAAGCCGCAGGTCTTCCATAGGATAGAGGAGGAGAAGGCGGACGATGTCAGCAGATACGTCCTATGCGAATTCGACCGCAGCGTCCCCCATACGGATGAGGGTTTCAGGAAGCGGTTCGAGGAATATCTGTACTCGGACAGGTCGTCCAAGGAGGATGCCGTGATCCGTGCGGCCCATTATCTTGCTACCAAATGGGAGTTCGACACCATATACGAGGTGAACAGGTCCGTATACGGTATCGAGGATACTAAAAAAGAGATCGACGGACAGATCGGACAGCATTCCGACCTGGCAGGCGTCAGGGACCTGATGACCAAACGCTCCGATCTGGACAATTTCATAGACATCGTCGGGCAGCTGAGGTTCCAGCAGAGGTGGGCGAGGACCCCCAGGATACCCAAGACCACGGTGCTGGGTCATTCCCTCCTGGTGGCCGACATGGTGTATCTGAACGACTGCGACTGCGGAGTGGAGGGGGAACAGGTCTACAACGATTTCTACACCGCCTTGTTCCACGACCTGCCGGAGGTCCTCACGAAGGACGTGATCACCCCCGTAAAGACATCCGTCTCCGGCCTTCCAGACCTTCTGGAGGGGATAGAGCATGAGATGATGGAGAAGAGGATAATGCCCCTGATCCCCGCCGGGTGGCGTGAAGAATTGAGGTTCATGGCGTACGACCCCTTCTCCGACTCGGATCTCCCCAGACGCAACGGGAAGGAGATAAAGGCGTGCGACTGGCTCGCCGCCTGGATGGAGGCGCACATATCGATATGTTACGGCGTATCCTCCAAATCCCTGAGGGACGGGAAGGTGGATATAGGCAGGAAGCTGACGGCGGTCGGAGGCTATGGGGAGACCATAGATGCATTCGACATAATAGCCGATTTCGAGAAGATGGAGATCTGA
- a CDS encoding tRNA dihydrouridine synthase: MWKIGDIAIDGRVVLGPMSGFTSESYRDFMKPFGVAVSVTEMTSDMGVIHGLRRTVPYIAFKDNHPTGVQLFGNDPDNLAEAAAESLRINPDIDFFDINMGCPVAKVVRNGSGSALMKDPAKCGEIIRRVKAATGVPVTAKIRLGWSSGTINFRQVMEELTAADVDAISLHVRTKEERYAGTPHYDMVEGLRSEMSVPLIISGNIYTVEDAAAAARITGAEAVMVARGGVGNPFLVTQIDRYFRTGEVLPNPTVSQQVDWCLEFADMLIAEKGEDTAFRKLRSYAPRFIAGCHRCREYRNRLSEEIVDRASLTSILEEIRGRMGSERVYTDGRAERSE; the protein is encoded by the coding sequence ATGTGGAAGATAGGCGATATCGCCATCGATGGCCGTGTGGTTCTCGGACCGATGTCCGGGTTCACCTCGGAAAGCTACCGTGATTTCATGAAGCCTTTCGGAGTGGCCGTTTCCGTGACCGAGATGACATCCGACATGGGGGTCATCCACGGACTCAGAAGGACCGTCCCATACATCGCATTCAAAGACAACCATCCGACCGGCGTACAGCTATTCGGCAATGACCCGGATAATCTGGCCGAAGCGGCCGCGGAATCCCTGAGGATCAATCCGGATATAGATTTCTTCGACATAAACATGGGATGCCCCGTTGCGAAGGTCGTTCGTAACGGATCCGGTTCCGCCCTCATGAAAGATCCGGCCAAATGCGGGGAGATAATCCGGCGCGTCAAGGCCGCGACCGGCGTCCCGGTAACGGCCAAGATACGTCTGGGTTGGAGTTCTGGCACTATCAATTTCAGGCAGGTGATGGAAGAACTTACCGCGGCCGATGTCGATGCCATATCCCTTCACGTACGTACCAAGGAGGAGCGCTATGCGGGGACGCCTCATTACGACATGGTGGAGGGACTCCGTTCCGAGATGTCGGTCCCATTGATAATCTCGGGCAACATCTATACCGTGGAGGATGCGGCCGCAGCCGCCCGTATCACCGGTGCCGAGGCCGTGATGGTCGCCCGCGGAGGGGTGGGCAATCCCTTCCTCGTGACCCAGATCGACCGTTATTTCAGGACGGGCGAGGTCCTTCCCAACCCTACGGTGTCCCAGCAGGTCGACTGGTGTCTGGAGTTCGCGGATATGCTCATAGCCGAGAAGGGGGAGGACACGGCCTTCAGGAAGCTCCGCAGTTATGCTCCCAGATTCATCGCCGGATGCCATCGGTGCAGGGAATACCGCAACAGACTGTCGGAGGAGATAGTCGACCGTGCAAGTCTGACGTCCATATTGGAGGAGATCCGCGGGAGAATGGGGTCCGAACGCGTCTACACGGACGGCCGTGCGGAGCGTTCGGAGTAA
- the serS gene encoding serine--tRNA ligase, protein MLDIDVIRADPEKIRDMLIKRNKTTERLDRLLEADGEWRKLTNENNQLRKTRNAVSLEIGKMPKGAEKDAKIKEMRGVGDQIAANDARMAELDAIRKDCLLNIPNIPADDVPVGKDDTENVEVKVWGEKRKFDFTPKNHAQLMLDLDMVDFDRATKIAGSGFYCLKGDGARLERALICFFLDMHRKQGYKEVFTPVIVNTAAVTGTGQYPNLKDDMYHLERDDMWLNPTAEVPVTNLLQGDILSKEDLPVKLTAYLPSFRREVGKHADTAGIIRVHEFNKVEMVRFEEPSKSWEALEEMRGNAEELLQLLGLPYHVLLLCTGDQSFSCAKCYDLEVWAPGEGRYLECSSCSNDLDFQARRAMIKYRPEPHLKSEFVHTLNGSGLALPRTMVAVLENYQNADGSVTIPEVLRPYMGGQEKIVPPETKKTF, encoded by the coding sequence ATGTTGGACATCGACGTTATCAGGGCCGATCCCGAGAAGATAAGGGACATGCTCATAAAGAGGAACAAGACCACCGAGAGGCTCGACAGGCTTCTGGAGGCCGACGGCGAGTGGAGGAAACTCACCAACGAGAACAACCAGCTCAGAAAGACCAGGAACGCCGTCTCCCTGGAGATCGGGAAGATGCCTAAGGGTGCGGAGAAGGACGCCAAGATCAAGGAGATGCGCGGGGTCGGAGACCAGATCGCCGCCAACGACGCCAGGATGGCCGAGCTCGATGCCATCAGGAAGGACTGCCTCCTCAACATACCCAACATACCCGCTGACGACGTCCCCGTAGGAAAGGACGACACCGAGAATGTGGAGGTCAAGGTCTGGGGGGAGAAGAGGAAGTTCGACTTCACCCCGAAGAACCACGCCCAGCTCATGTTGGACCTCGACATGGTGGATTTCGACAGGGCGACCAAGATCGCCGGGTCCGGATTCTACTGCCTTAAAGGGGACGGTGCAAGGCTCGAGAGGGCCCTGATCTGCTTCTTCCTAGACATGCACAGGAAGCAGGGATACAAGGAGGTCTTCACCCCTGTCATAGTCAACACCGCCGCTGTCACCGGTACCGGCCAGTACCCCAACCTGAAGGACGATATGTACCACCTCGAGAGGGACGACATGTGGCTCAACCCCACCGCCGAGGTCCCTGTCACCAACCTCCTCCAGGGCGACATCCTTTCCAAGGAGGACCTCCCTGTGAAGCTGACCGCATACCTGCCTTCCTTCAGAAGAGAGGTCGGAAAGCACGCCGACACAGCCGGGATCATCCGCGTCCATGAGTTCAACAAGGTCGAGATGGTCAGGTTCGAGGAGCCTTCCAAGTCCTGGGAGGCGCTCGAGGAGATGAGGGGCAACGCGGAAGAGCTCCTGCAGCTGCTGGGTCTTCCCTATCATGTGCTCCTCCTGTGCACAGGCGACCAGAGCTTCTCCTGCGCCAAATGCTATGACCTCGAAGTATGGGCCCCCGGAGAGGGGAGGTATCTGGAATGCTCCTCCTGCTCCAACGACCTCGACTTCCAGGCCAGAAGGGCCATGATCAAATACAGGCCTGAGCCCCACCTCAAGAGCGAGTTCGTCCACACCCTCAACGGTTCCGGATTGGCACTTCCGAGGACCATGGTGGCCGTTCTGGAGAACTACCAGAACGCAGACGGGTCGGTCACGATCCCCGAAGTCCTGAGACCGTACATGGGCGGACAGGAGAAGATCGTCCCGCCCGAGACGAAGAAAACTTTCTGA
- a CDS encoding YhbY family RNA-binding protein, with the protein MTEREAKKELLRRAKDIDATVRVGKDGVTESLNNEIVEQLKKKRLIKVKVLNNSDSDTKDVAEQITTATGSVAVDVRGGVILLADKRTWDSMCQKKFD; encoded by the coding sequence ATGACCGAGAGGGAAGCGAAGAAGGAGCTGCTTAGACGCGCCAAGGATATCGACGCTACCGTCCGTGTAGGAAAGGACGGCGTAACCGAGAGTCTCAACAACGAGATCGTTGAGCAATTGAAGAAGAAACGCCTGATAAAGGTCAAGGTCCTCAACAATTCGGACTCGGACACCAAGGATGTGGCCGAGCAGATTACCACGGCGACCGGATCGGTAGCGGTGGACGTACGCGGAGGCGTCATCCTTCTGGCCGACAAGAGGACTTGGGACTCCATGTGCCAGAAGAAATTCGATTGA
- a CDS encoding ribonuclease P protein component 4, whose product MSPAVGVAISMAKHLTRSAVRKIGAERVGILLGLSQEAVREGKDDRAVRYVELARAICGKAQMEMPREFRFCKDCLLPLVPGTNCTVRLTGHKIVSECRRCGAVWRMPYLKEQRGSCGTASAEDEEE is encoded by the coding sequence ATGAGTCCTGCAGTGGGAGTCGCGATCAGCATGGCCAAGCATCTTACCCGTTCTGCCGTAAGGAAAATCGGCGCCGAACGCGTCGGGATCCTCCTAGGATTGTCCCAGGAGGCGGTAAGGGAAGGTAAGGACGACCGTGCCGTGCGTTATGTCGAGCTCGCCCGCGCGATATGCGGGAAGGCTCAGATGGAGATGCCCAGGGAATTCAGGTTCTGTAAGGATTGCCTTCTGCCGCTGGTCCCGGGCACCAACTGCACGGTCAGACTGACAGGGCATAAGATAGTCTCCGAATGCCGGAGATGCGGAGCCGTATGGCGCATGCCGTATCTGAAAGAGCAGAGGGGATCCTGCGGGACCGCCTCCGCGGAAGACGAAGAGGAATAA
- a CDS encoding 50S ribosomal protein L16 yields MVRKPASMYRRITGMAYTRREYMGGVPSVRISQFDMGNLQKEDEFPVKLTLRVKARVQIRHTAIEAGRIAANRVLTKIGATDYHFKVRVYPHVVLRENKLATGAGADRVSSGMRRAFGKTVGTAARVEGNQAVYTVYVNADKVNQAKDALWRASMKIPSTCYIDVEKGQEFIR; encoded by the coding sequence ATGGTAAGAAAGCCAGCATCGATGTATAGAAGGATCACGGGAATGGCCTATACTCGCCGCGAGTATATGGGCGGTGTCCCGTCCGTCAGGATCAGCCAGTTCGACATGGGAAACCTCCAGAAGGAGGACGAGTTCCCCGTCAAACTCACCCTCAGGGTAAAAGCACGTGTCCAGATCAGGCACACCGCTATCGAGGCAGGACGTATCGCCGCGAACAGGGTGTTGACCAAGATCGGAGCGACCGACTACCACTTCAAGGTAAGGGTCTACCCCCACGTCGTCCTCCGCGAGAACAAGCTCGCTACCGGCGCAGGAGCGGACCGTGTGTCGAGCGGAATGCGCCGTGCATTCGGTAAGACCGTCGGAACCGCAGCAAGGGTCGAGGGAAACCAGGCCGTCTACACCGTCTACGTCAACGCAGACAAGGTCAACCAGGCCAAGGACGCTCTCTGGAGAGCATCCATGAAGATCCCCTCCACCTGCTACATCGACGTCGAGAAAGGTCAGGAATTCATTCGCTGA
- the dph2 gene encoding diphthamide biosynthesis enzyme Dph2: MFDLQIEDIESWIRGRGFTSVALQLPEGLKIRATELSDRIFKDTGATAVILGYPCYGACDLFTSYKNYAQGLIHFGHSPIPNLPQDPDVMYVEARAEVDIAESVKRVAGTLPSRIGLLASVQYVGLISKAKEILESEGKTVFVGRGDSRICYPGQVLGCNCSAAVAVQDEVGCYLFLGEGDFHPLAATFGVERKVVILNPITGEVRSVDDVKDRILRRRFAAIELARPAEKYLVIVCGKIGQYRPTEAERISRLLREAGKEVYTLVTDEVSPQTLIPFKVDAYVNTACPRIAMDDSVRYAHPMLTIPEAEIVLGKRTWDDYVFDSI, translated from the coding sequence ATGTTCGATCTCCAGATCGAAGACATCGAAAGCTGGATACGCGGCAGGGGTTTCACCTCTGTCGCCCTCCAGCTTCCGGAGGGACTCAAGATACGCGCCACCGAGCTCTCCGACCGTATTTTTAAAGATACAGGCGCAACAGCAGTTATTCTGGGTTATCCGTGTTACGGGGCCTGCGATCTTTTTACAAGCTATAAGAATTATGCGCAGGGACTCATCCATTTCGGGCATTCCCCCATACCGAATCTGCCTCAGGACCCGGATGTGATGTATGTGGAGGCCCGTGCCGAGGTGGATATCGCCGAATCCGTGAAGAGGGTTGCTGGCACATTGCCCTCCAGGATAGGTCTTCTGGCCTCCGTGCAGTACGTCGGTCTCATATCCAAGGCGAAGGAGATCCTCGAATCCGAGGGCAAGACGGTGTTCGTGGGCAGAGGCGACTCCCGTATCTGCTATCCGGGGCAGGTCCTCGGGTGCAACTGTTCCGCGGCCGTCGCCGTGCAGGATGAGGTGGGTTGCTATCTCTTCCTCGGAGAGGGGGATTTCCATCCGCTCGCCGCCACTTTCGGGGTGGAAAGGAAGGTGGTGATCCTCAATCCGATAACCGGCGAGGTCAGAAGCGTGGATGACGTGAAGGACAGGATCCTCCGGAGGAGATTCGCCGCCATAGAGCTCGCGAGACCTGCCGAGAAATATCTGGTCATCGTATGCGGCAAGATCGGACAGTATCGTCCGACGGAGGCGGAGAGGATATCCCGCCTTCTGAGAGAGGCTGGCAAAGAGGTCTACACGCTGGTAACGGACGAGGTGTCACCGCAGACCCTCATACCGTTCAAGGTGGATGCATACGTCAACACGGCATGTCCCAGGATAGCCATGGACGATTCCGTCAGGTATGCCCATCCCATGCTGACGATCCCCGAAGCGGAGATTGTACTGGGGAAAAGGACATGGGACGACTACGTCTTCGATTCCATCTGA
- a CDS encoding 6-carboxytetrahydropterin synthase QueD has protein sequence MSTLEIDGGYAGIRFSACHFIPQHEKCSRLHGHSYIVRLRLEGEIGENGMIMDFVVLKKKLKEMIDEMDHAVLLPARSEIVKITAEEDSVLVDNCGKKYMFPRMDVRMLDVPTTTAEEMSKMMAEKLVNEIKIPENVRSLSVGLDEERGQTAWYTVILQ, from the coding sequence TTGAGTACGCTGGAGATAGACGGGGGGTATGCGGGGATAAGGTTCTCCGCATGCCATTTCATCCCTCAGCACGAGAAATGTTCCAGGCTGCACGGTCACAGCTACATCGTGCGCCTGAGGCTGGAAGGCGAGATAGGCGAGAACGGCATGATAATGGATTTCGTCGTCCTCAAGAAGAAGCTCAAGGAGATGATCGACGAGATGGACCATGCCGTCCTTCTGCCTGCCAGATCCGAGATCGTAAAGATCACCGCAGAAGAGGATTCCGTCCTCGTGGACAACTGCGGAAAGAAGTACATGTTCCCCCGTATGGATGTGAGGATGCTCGACGTCCCCACCACCACGGCGGAGGAGATGTCCAAGATGATGGCGGAGAAACTGGTCAATGAAATCAAGATCCCGGAGAATGTGCGGTCCCTATCCGTCGGGTTGGATGAGGAGCGCGGACAGACGGCATGGTACACGGTGATCCTGCAATGA
- the queC gene encoding 7-cyano-7-deazaguanine synthase QueC, whose amino-acid sequence MRPKAVVLLSGGLDSTTTLAQAIADGCEPTAISFRYGQKHTKELVSAENVCKHYGVAHVVIDLNLSSFRSALTRKDIDVPMDREGKLDEDIPITYVPARNIVFLSIAAGLAESIDADRVYIGANAVDYSGYPDDRPDFFKAYEEMLAKGTKAGVEGHPVKIMTPLLHLSKADIVRLGKELKAPLELTWSCYNGGEKACGHCDSCRLRLEGFRQAGYKDEIPYEDGVVQ is encoded by the coding sequence ATGAGGCCGAAAGCAGTCGTCCTTCTTTCCGGAGGATTGGATTCCACCACTACATTGGCACAGGCCATCGCCGACGGATGCGAACCGACCGCCATCAGTTTCCGTTACGGACAGAAACATACGAAGGAGCTCGTTTCCGCAGAGAACGTCTGCAAACACTACGGGGTGGCCCATGTCGTCATAGATCTCAACCTCTCCTCCTTCCGTTCCGCTCTGACCAGGAAGGACATAGATGTCCCTATGGACAGGGAGGGAAAGCTCGACGAGGACATTCCCATAACCTATGTGCCAGCAAGGAACATAGTGTTCCTCAGCATAGCTGCCGGTCTTGCCGAATCCATCGATGCGGACCGCGTATACATCGGTGCCAATGCCGTCGATTACAGCGGGTATCCGGACGACCGTCCCGATTTCTTCAAGGCATACGAGGAGATGTTGGCTAAGGGTACGAAGGCGGGCGTCGAGGGACATCCTGTCAAGATAATGACTCCCCTCCTCCATCTCTCCAAGGCTGACATCGTCCGGCTGGGTAAGGAATTGAAAGCCCCTCTCGAACTCACATGGTCATGCTACAACGGCGGTGAGAAAGCCTGCGGGCACTGTGATTCCTGCAGATTGAGGCTGGAAGGTTTCAGGCAGGCCGGATACAAAGACGAGATCCCCTACGAGGACGGAGTCGTGCAATGA
- a CDS encoding 7-carboxy-7-deazaguanine synthase QueE, translating to MKVVEHFLSIQGEGLQMGRLTYFVRGAGCNLRCSWCDTGYALSDSDATMDLSVDELMDIIGDVGSVCFTGGEPLHQKDAAEFLQRLADAGKTTVLETNGSMDLSVVPSSPNIIISMDVKCPSSGMQDRVRISNLAYLSRKDQLKFVIADRTDLEYAETFLREHPVDTNVIFSPVGGVSLGMLAEEVVDRKLDVRVLPQLHKIIWGDRKGV from the coding sequence ATGAAGGTCGTCGAGCATTTCCTGTCGATACAGGGAGAAGGTCTGCAGATGGGCCGTCTGACATATTTCGTCAGAGGGGCCGGATGCAATCTGAGATGTTCCTGGTGCGACACGGGGTATGCCCTCAGCGACAGCGATGCCACGATGGACCTGTCCGTGGACGAACTGATGGACATCATCGGAGATGTCGGGAGCGTCTGCTTCACCGGAGGGGAGCCCCTCCATCAGAAGGATGCCGCGGAGTTTCTGCAGAGACTTGCCGATGCCGGGAAGACGACGGTCCTCGAGACCAACGGGTCGATGGACCTGTCCGTCGTTCCGAGTTCTCCGAACATCATCATAAGTATGGACGTGAAATGCCCCTCCTCAGGTATGCAGGACCGGGTGCGGATCTCCAATCTGGCATATCTGTCCCGGAAGGACCAGCTCAAATTCGTCATCGCAGACCGTACAGATCTGGAATATGCGGAGACGTTCCTCAGGGAACATCCTGTGGACACCAACGTGATATTCAGCCCGGTAGGAGGGGTCAGCCTCGGAATGCTGGCGGAAGAGGTCGTAGACAGGAAGCTCGACGTCAGGGTCCTTCCTCAGCTCCACAAGATAATATGGGGCGACAGGAAGGGCGTCTGA